A genomic segment from Triticum dicoccoides isolate Atlit2015 ecotype Zavitan chromosome 1A, WEW_v2.0, whole genome shotgun sequence encodes:
- the LOC119307266 gene encoding uncharacterized protein LOC119307266, whose translation MEPQLRRLPAPRRSALQRLASQPCFPSWMPNKLAGVLAPSATSRTRAPASRPPLRRLESSGARAKSRRRALVPVVARAIPVEQAPATPQPSSSRRSSPRVRTSPRPCPRTTRSASSSHLPDMSPVRFTVVAPCIAVVCRDLLCFVHAPILPEENEQRSPCSIRWHALTAPTLKATSALRPNCGLLSGPAPVSVC comes from the coding sequence ATGGAACCGCAGCTCCGCCGTCTGCCTGCTCCTCGCCGGAGTGCCTTGCAGCGCCTCGCCTCCCAGCCATGCTTCCCGTCCTGGATGCCGAACAAGCTCGCCGgcgtcctcgcgccgtccgccaccagCAGAACCAGGGCCCCTGCCTCGCGCCCTCCTCTTCGTCGCCTGGAGTCGTCGGGAGCCCGCGCCAAGTCCCGCCGCCGCGCCCTTGTTCCTGTCGTGGCCCGTGCCATCCCCGTAGAGCAAGCGCCAGCAACGCCACAGCCGTCCTCGTCCAGGCGCTCGAGTCCACGAGTGAGGACCTCGCCGCGTCCCTGCCCAAGGACCACCCGGTCCGCCTCCTCCAGCCACCTCCCCGACATGTCGCCCGTCAGATTCACCGTCGTCGCACCCTGCATCGCCGTTGTCTGCCGCGACCTCCTCTGCTTCGTCCACGCCCCTATTTTGCCCGAGGAGAACGAGCAGCGCAGCCCGTGCTCGATCCGCTGGCACGCGTTGACCGCACCCACGCTCAAGGCCACTTCGGCGCTAAGGCCCAACTGTGGCCTCCTCTCTGGCCCAGCTCCAGTTTCGGTCTGCTAG